ATGCAGTACCTTAAGGACACCAACATGTTGTTCGTGGGGGGTCTGATGGTGGCAGTGGCCGTAGAACACTGGAACCTGCACAAGCGCATTGCCCTGCGAGTGCTGCTCTGCGTAGGGGTGCGTCCTGCCCTGTGAGTGCACAGCCCTGGAACAATAAGGTTCCTTCTCTGTTTGGTACTACACACTTCACGGCAACGTAACATCAGAGGCATCCATGATGAAGATTCTTTCTGAACGAAACAGTCGGTCATTTACAACCATAGGCAACATGCCGTTATTCAAGTAGTTTCTCTGCCATATTTTCATGTGGATGGTTTACTCATCAGTGTACTGTGTTACTGACAGCATCCAGGTTTAGATTAAGATCCTGTCCTGGTCTaaactaacgtgtgtgtgtgtcctgccctGCTGTGTGTACAGTCTGATGCTGGGCTTCATGGGGGTGACAGCCTTCCTCTCCATGTGGATCAGCAACACGGCCACCACGGCCATGATGGTGCCCATCGTGCAGGCAGTGCTGAAGCAGCTCAACGACCAGGCAGAGATGCCTCAGATCCTCAGCACTGTGGAgcaggaccagaaccagaaccagccgGAACAGACAAACCCTGAGAGCAAACGGCCAGAGAAGCTGCCAGAAGGACCAGGTAAACTAAGAGGAGGAATAAACTTGGCTTTTGTCACACTTTGTAATATACTCCTGAAATACGTATGCCATTCAACGCTTACACCATAAAAgttcgtttttgttgttgttgtgtattcCCGTACTTTAATGACCATCTCATCACACATTGCTTATATAAAGTATAtatgtagagggagagagagagagagatcatgtgaTCGCTAGCTCCATTCTAACTCTTCAGTGTCCCTTCCCCTCATGTGCCGGTGCTGTGGCCAGTGGTGGTGACCTTCCTGGACGCGTCCGCTGAGTTGGCGCGGCGTAAAGAGGCGGCAGAGAGACGGAAGATGTGTAAAGGCatgacgctgtgtgtgtgctacgcTGCCAGCATTGGGGGCACTGCCACCCTCACTGGGACCGGCCCTAACCTGGTGCTCATGGGACAGATGAACCAGTGAGTGTCTGGAGCTAATGTCCATACAGTTGCTTCTCCATGCCCATTCATCCTGTGGTTCTTTTTTGATGCTACGTTTGATGTTTTGGTCCCCTCAGGCTCTTTCCTGACAACGGAGACGTCATCAATTTCGCGTCCTGGTTTGGATTCGCTTTCCCCAACATGGTGTTCATGCTCACCCTGGCTTGGCTCTGGCTGCAGTTAGTCTACATGGGCTTCAAGTGAGTCCTGAAGTTTCATATACCGGACGATGGCCTTCATAGGCGGCTCATGGATGTCACATGTCGATCGTTTGTCCCCCCTGTACCTCTCCAGCTTCAGGAAGACATGGGGCTGTGGGTCGGTGAAGACCGAGAAGGAGATCGCCGCGTACAACGTGATCCATGAGCAGTACCGTCAGCTGGGCCCCATGTGCTTCGGGGAGCTCAGCGTCCTgggcctcttctccctcctggtgCTGCTGTGGTTCACCAGAGACCCAGGCTTCATGCCCGGCTGGGCCACAAACGTCTTCAACTCCGAAGCCGAGTACGCACATATCTTGACTAGTAGGATGTCTACACTACAGCACACCCTTTACATGCCTTCTGTGTATGCGACGAGAGAATCGGAAGTCGATTTGTGCTTCGATGAAGCCCTTTTGTAACTTTTGTAACTTGATTTtacggaaccccccccccccccccacccaggtatGTGTCGGATGCCACCGTAGCAGTCTTCATCGCTGTCCTCCTGTTCGTCCTGCCCTCCAGGCTCCCTCGCTTCTGCTTCTGGAGGTCTCGGGGCTTTGACATAGGTAAACACGCCacccaaacacaacaacaacacggcACGATTGTATCTTAGCATCTCCGTTCCACCGTCCACAGCAAGATTACCGTAGCTCTTCTCTTCCTAATGTAAATCTGCTACGCATATATTTAGTTGGCCAGCTAGCATAGCTTTTAACCGTGTGACGTGCCGGCCCCACAGAGCCCAGGCCACCGGCCGGCCCCACTCCTGCTCTGCTCACCTGGAAGGTGGCTCAGAAGAAGCTGCCCTGGAGTATTGTGCTCCTTCTGGGGGGAGGTTTCGCCCTGGCCAAGGGCAGTGAGGTGAGCATCCAGGGATCTAtttatgggggtc
The genomic region above belongs to Osmerus eperlanus chromosome 11, fOsmEpe2.1, whole genome shotgun sequence and contains:
- the slc13a5b gene encoding Na(+)/citrate cotransporter; the encoded protein is MYRQSSVPTVPLPPIPFSQRMECLKGLRFIKNEIVIFFTPLILLPLPLVIGTKEAGCAYVIILMAVFWCTEALPLAVTALLPALLFPLFGVMKSQDVCMQYLKDTNMLFVGGLMVAVAVEHWNLHKRIALRVLLCVGVRPALLMLGFMGVTAFLSMWISNTATTAMMVPIVQAVLKQLNDQAEMPQILSTVEQDQNQNQPEQTNPESKRPEKLPEGPVVVTFLDASAELARRKEAAERRKMCKGMTLCVCYAASIGGTATLTGTGPNLVLMGQMNQLFPDNGDVINFASWFGFAFPNMVFMLTLAWLWLQLVYMGFNFRKTWGCGSVKTEKEIAAYNVIHEQYRQLGPMCFGELSVLGLFSLLVLLWFTRDPGFMPGWATNVFNSEAEYVSDATVAVFIAVLLFVLPSRLPRFCFWRSRGFDIEPRPPAGPTPALLTWKVAQKKLPWSIVLLLGGGFALAKGSEVSGLSKWMGDQMTPLHTIPPWAIAIILCLLIATFTECTSNVATATLFLPVLASMSQSIGMNPLYVMVPCTLSASFAFMLPVATPPNAIVFSFGYLKVSDMAKTGLVMNIIGILCITLAINSWGKAMFNLDTFPSWANVTGV